The Sphingobacteriales bacterium nucleotide sequence TAAATCAGATAAGGCTCTATTCTTTTATCAAATACTAGTTTTACGTGAATATCAGCATGTTGAATGATAGAATTTTCAAAATTTTTAAAGAACTTATCATCAAGTCTAAAATTATATTGATGAATATCTTTTTTTAGTCCAACGTGCTGTATTCTAATTTCTAAGTCTGTATTTTCACTATTATACTGCATCATAAGAACTCAAAAAGGAACGCAAAGATAGGAATTTTTTTTATTAAATCCTATTAAATTACAATAAAATAGCTTACAATTTAATAATTTGGAAATATTGTATTTGACTGTAAATATTTGCTAATCAAAAATTTCTATACAAAGTAATGCTTTTTTTATTAATCCTAAATTTTAGACTAATTTGTTTCTTATATTTTTGTGATTTGTGTATATTCGCATCGAAATTTTTAGTTCAAACTTTTTAAAAATACAATAAAAATGAAAGTAACAGTAGTAGGAGCAGGCGCAGTAGGTGCAACATGTGCTGATAATATTGCTCGTAAAGAATTGTGCCACGAATTAGTTTTGTTAGACATCAAAGAAGGTTTAGCAGAAGGAAAGGCTATGGATATGATGCAAACAGCTTCTTTATTGGGATTTGATACAACCATAACAGGATCTACAAATGACTATGCAAAAACTGCAGGAAGTGATGTTGTTGTTATTACATCTGGTATTCCAAGAAAACCAGGTATGACTCGTGAAGAATTAATTGGAACAAATGCTGGTATCGTAAAAGGTGTAGCAGAAAATATATTAAAACATTCTCCAAATGCAATTTTTGTTATTATATCTAATCCAATGGATACTATGACATACCTTACATTGAAAGCAACTGGCGTAGATAAACATAGAATAATTGGAATGGGTGGTGCATTAGATAGTAGCCGTTTTAAATATTATTTATCAAAAACAATAGGTTGCTCTCAAAATGATCTGAATGCAAGCGTTATTGGTGGACATGGTGATACTACAATGATACCTCTAACTAGATTAGCAAACTTGAATGGTGTGCCAGTTTCTACATTATTAGACAGTGCAACGCTAGAAAAGGTAGCTGCAGATACAATGGTTGGTGGTGCTACACTTACAGGATTAATTGGTACTTCAGCATGGTATGCACCAGGTGCAGCAGGTTGCGCAGTAGTAGAAGCAATAGTACGTGATGAGAAAAAAGTAATTACAAGTTGCGTTGCTTTAGAAGGCGAATATGGACAAAGTGATATTTGTTTAGGTGTGCCTGTTGTAATTGGAAAAAATGGTTGGGAAAAAATCTTAGACTATCAATTAACAGAAACAGAACAAGCTGCATTCAACAAAAGTGCAGATGCTGTAAGAAACATGAACGATGTTTTAAAAACAGTAATCTAATATATCTAAATAAAGAAATTTGCTAGGCTGCTCATTGTGCAGCCTTTTTTTATTCATATTATTTGAAAATTCATATATTTCAATCCAGTTTACAAAACAAAAACATATTCTATTATAATAATGCAGTATATAACAATAAACGAAAGAATTGCTGAGAACATCATCATCAAAACACATTATTGAGTTAGTCCTCTGCCTTTGTTGGCTTGTAGCCAACAAACCACTTTCTAAATAGTATTGCAATTCATTCATCGCCATCTTTCTTTTTTCAAATATACATTTATATTATCTTAAACGCAAATATTTTTGTTCTTAAGCAACAGCTCATAAGTCTTGTCACAATTCATTATCAAATTAACGTACATTTGCTTTTTGCATTTGTAGAAATATTGCATGGACTTTTTTCTAAAGTAAAGACTAATAAAAGAATCAATCAAAGGCGAAATTTTTTAGTTTCATCATTTGCTTTACGACATACTTATTAGATGCTGGCATTACTCTTGCTAATATGTCGTGCAATTCTCCATCACTAATAAAAATTCTATCTTTCTTTTGTTTGATGCCTTTTAAGATAATTTTTGCGGCAGCAGCAGCAGAGGTTCCTGCTTGCAAATCGTCATGGAATCGTTGGGAGCGTTTGCTTTTATAGTCAGCATTCATTGTAATATTTGTAGCTACTCTTCCTGGATGCACCGTATGTATACTAATGTTTTTAATACCTCTAACTTCGTTTTCAATTCGCAATGAATCTGTAAATCCTCTTACTGCAAATTTTGTAGTGCAATATGGTACCAAATATGGTAACGCTAATATGCCTTGTGAGCTTGAAAGATTGACTAAAGCAGCTTCTGGTCTTTCTAATAATGTTGGATAAAATAATTGAGTTGTATATATAACGCCCCAATAATTGATATTTGTAATTTTCTCAAAATCTTCCAATGATACTTTATCAAATGAGACATCACCAAGTGCTATGCCTGCGTTGTTGATTAGTATATCTATGTGTCCGAATTTTTTTAATACGTTGTCAGCAAATTTTTTAATTGCTTTCTTATCTGCCATATCTACTTTTTCATAGTATTGCTCTATGTTATAGTTGCTTATAGCATTTTTTGTGTTATCTAAGCTTGCTATATCGCAAGTGGCAATAGATGCGCCTTCTTTTGCAAATACTTTAACTAACTCATGTCCTATTCCTGTGCTACCACCAGTAATTACAACTACTTTTCCTTTTATTGTTTTCATAAATTAAATTTATTTGTATTTAAAAATATTATATCAATATATGATCATTAGGTTTAAAATCTTTTGTCATTTTTAGGAATGTAAAACTAAAGCCAGGAAACATTGCTATTACCTTTCCACTTTTGCTTTGGTACCAACTTTTGCAACCACCAGAATGCCAAACAGTTTTTTTCATTTCTTCATGAATCATATTTGTGTATTTTTCTTCTGCCTCTTCTTTCACTTCAATAACTTGTTTGTTTGATTTCATAACAGTCTGGATACTTTTCATGATATAATGCATTTGTGCCTCAATAATAAATATTGCTGAAGTATGTCCAATGCCTGTATTTGGTCCAGTAACGACAAATAAATTTGGGAAATTTGGTAATGCTGTACCTAAATACGCTCTTGGAAAATCGTGCCAAAAATCTGCGATTGTTGTTCCATCTTTACCATACACTGGATATGAAATTGCATTGTCTGTCGCATCGTAACCAGTTGCATAAACAATTAAATCTAGCTCTATTTTTGTACCATCTTGTGTAATGATTCCATCTTCTACAATTTCTTTTATGCCATTTTCTTTGCCAAATAAATCTACATTACTTCTAGTAAATGCTGGATACAACGTGCTTGATAGAATTATTCTTTTGCAACCTATTGTATAATCTGGTGTTACTTTTTTTTGTAGTTCTTTATCTTTTATGGAAGATTTTATATATCGTCTGGCTGCATCTTCAGCTACGCGTTTCAACATAAAATCTGAGTATTTGAAACCAATAACTCTAGTTTCTAGTTGCCAATAAATTAAATTTCTAACAATGTTGTATATATTATTGTTGCCTAAAAAGAATCTTTCTGTAGGATTAAAATTTTTATCTGGTCTTGGCAAAACCCAATGTGGTGTTCTTTGAAAAACGGCTAAGTGTTCTACCTTTGGTGCAATAGCAGGAATAATTTGTGCTGCACTTGCACCACTCCCAATTATTGCTACTCTTTTTCCAGTATAATCATAATCGTTATCCCAATTATTACTGTGGAATGATTTGCCTTTAAATTTATCTTTGCCCTTAAAATTTGGTATAACAGGTGTACTTAATGGTCCAGATGCATTGATGATAAATTGTGCTGAATAATTGCCATTATTTGTAAATATTTTCCAGTTTTTTGTTTTATCATTCCATTCAAGTTTCGTTACATTAGTGTCTGTTTTTGTTATTTCTTTTAAGTTATATTTATCTATAATATGCTTTGTGTATGCTTCTAACTCATCTCTTTCTGCAAACATTTGCGACCAGTTGTAAGGCTCAAAAGAGAAAGAATATAAAGGCGATTGAACATCTACAGCAGCGCCAGGATAATTATTTTGAACCCAAGTGCCACCCATAAAAGGTCTTCTTTCTAAAATACAAAAATCTTCTACTCCAATTTTTTTTAAATTTATTGCTGCGCATTGTCCGCCAAATCCGCTACCGATAATTATAATTTTATATGCATTTTTCATCTGAAATTTTTTATAAAGCTACCTTGTATTTAGAAGAATTTCCTTATCTCAAGCATAGTTTTTTAATAATTATCCTATGTTAAATTGAGAAATATATTGTTGTCAGTTGACTAATAATGTAACAGTGTACTAATTCAATAATGTAACAATGATTTTTTGATAAGTGTGTTTGCTTGAGTCACGATAACCGAACTCTTTATAACATAAATGTTGTAGTAGTTGATGGATAAGAATTGACTAGCATCAATGTTAAATTACTTTAATATCTTCAGAATATGATTGTTTTTCCCAGATAAAATATTTAAAAAATAGATACCATTACTTAGTTGTATAGTGCTTATTTCTACTTTTGATGTATTTGAGTTCGTCTCTATTATTTTCTGTCCAAAATTATTCAACAATATTATTTTATCTAAGTCCTGATTGTCTTTGTTTTCGATGATTAGTTTTTCTTGAAATGGATTTGGATAAACAACTATCTTATTATGCTCACCACTATACACATTATTCTGTGTAGATGTTATTTGCTGTATGACTGGGAAATATTCTAAACTGCATATGTTGTCTGAAAATGTCTTATTATTTATCGCACCAATTTTATCATTACATGGTAATTGAAGACTGTCATTCCAATTCTTTGTTTGTAGGTGTAAATCTGGAATATTAAGGCATCTATTTCTTACAATTCCACATAATGTTGTATCATTTCCTTCAAAAGTGTTTAGCCAATAATAACTCAGAGCAGTTGTATCATCACTTGAAAGATATGCATTATTACAATAACCTATACTGTCATTAATTGCAGAAGTCTTTTTATATATTTTATTATTATGTGAGAAATAGACTGAATTAAATAAAAATCTATAGAAATCATTTGCCCAATAAATTCTTGGAAATGGACTACTCATGGAACTACTATTGGGAAACGGATTATGACCAACACCATTTGCTTGTACAAAATAGTACGAAAACCTATCATTATTATCTATTAAATTTATTTTCTCTGCAATAGCTGCACTGCCGTAAAATGTGGGCGCATTGCCTAAATAACTACATAATTGTGTGCCTATATAAAATGGAGAAGCTGCATCATGTGTACCATGAAACATAAATATTGGTGTATTTTCTGTAATATCAATATAGCTTGTGTCTAAGATTGTGCCACCAAAGCCAAAAACCATTTTAATATTATTTTTATACCTTTTCAAATCATAATAATTATTGTTTGTAAAAAAATCAGTTGGAAAATGCTGTTCTATTTCTTCTTTGTCATAATAGTTTAAGCAAAATGTATTTGCTGCACCAAGACTGTGACCACCAATTACAATCTTAGTCGTGTCAATATTATACATTGTAGCATTATTGGTAAAGTATGTAATTGCATTTATTATGTCTAATGCATTTGAATATAATACTCTATGCATATACGACGTATGATAAGCTGCATTACAATTTTTTATAGAATCAAATATTATTCTTTCATTGATATAATTTGATTGTAGAATATTATTCAAATTATGAAAAACTGCTTGTCCATCCAATCTGTAATCTATTATTGCTGCAACAAAGCCACGTTTTGCAAATTCAGTAGCAATAGATTTTACTGTTGCGCTCATTATTGTTCGTGTAGTGCCAGCACCATGACAAATTATTGCTAATGGAAATTTATTATTTTCCAATACTACAGAATCTACAATTGGCATGTAGATATCAGCTTGGGTTTTACAAACTATAGGCTGAAAATCATTTTGTTCTTGTATAAAACTGCCATCTTGAATATTAATTATTGGAGAAGTACTGTTATATACTTTTGTACTAATGGAAATTGAATCTATATCACATATAAAATCAAAATCAGACGATTTTGAATAAATACCAGTCAGTAGAAAAGTTATTAATAATATTTTATTTTTTATGTGTAACATAAATTGTTGTTTGTGTGGTTATTTGTTTAACTATTCACTTTTAACCAATTTCAAGTACTACATGTTGTGGTAAATTAATCAATTTCTACGATATTTTATATAACTAATTTAATATTTGTTTTTTACCATATCAGATTTGGTATGCCAAAACTTATAGCAGCAATATACATGCAAAATATTCAAACAAACATGTTGAATAATAAGCAAAAAAACGCCTATATTTGTGTACATCCTTTTTGGATTTACAATAAAAAAAATAGCGTATGAGCGATATACTTTTAGACGTAAAAAACTTAGTTACGGAATTTAATACAGAGAATGGCACAGTAAAAGCTGTAAACGACGTCTCTTTTCAGATTAAGAAAAAGCAAGTAGTAGGTATTGTTGGTGAGTCTGGCTCTGGAAAGTCAGTAACATCACTCTCTGTTATGCGCTTGATTCCAAATCCTCCTGGAAAAATTACAAGTGGCGAAATTCTTTATCAAGATAGAAATGAGCAAATCGTAGATTTAACAAAAATATCTGAAGAACAAATGAGGCAATACAGAGGTAATGATATTGCTATGATTTTCCAAGAACCTATGACTTCTCTCAATCCTGTTTTTACTTGTGGTAACCAAGTAATGGAAGCTATTATATTGCACCAAAAATGTGATAAAAAAACGGCAGAACAAAAAACACTTGCATTATTTGAGCAAGTAAAACTACCTAATCCAAAACGTATTTTAGATGCTTATCCGCACGAACTTTCTGGTGGACAAAAACAACGTGTGATGATTGCAATGGCAATGAGTTGTCAGCCAAAAATACTAATTGCAGATGAGCCAACAACAGCATTAGATGTAACAGTTCAAAAAACTATCTTAGAATTAATTAAAGATTTGAGTGAAGAAACAGGCATGTCTACCATTTTCATTACACATGATTTGGGTGTTATTGCTGAAATTGCAGACCATGTAATTGTAATGTATAAAGGAAAAATTGTAGAGCAAGGTTCTGTATTAGATATATTTTCAAATCCACAACATCCATACAC carries:
- a CDS encoding SDR family NAD(P)-dependent oxidoreductase; translation: MKTIKGKVVVITGGSTGIGHELVKVFAKEGASIATCDIASLDNTKNAISNYNIEQYYEKVDMADKKAIKKFADNVLKKFGHIDILINNAGIALGDVSFDKVSLEDFEKITNINYWGVIYTTQLFYPTLLERPEAALVNLSSSQGILALPYLVPYCTTKFAVRGFTDSLRIENEVRGIKNISIHTVHPGRVATNITMNADYKSKRSQRFHDDLQAGTSAAAAAKIILKGIKQKKDRIFISDGELHDILARVMPASNKYVVKQMMKLKNFAFD
- a CDS encoding T9SS type A sorting domain-containing protein, yielding MLHIKNKILLITFLLTGIYSKSSDFDFICDIDSISISTKVYNSTSPIINIQDGSFIQEQNDFQPIVCKTQADIYMPIVDSVVLENNKFPLAIICHGAGTTRTIMSATVKSIATEFAKRGFVAAIIDYRLDGQAVFHNLNNILQSNYINERIIFDSIKNCNAAYHTSYMHRVLYSNALDIINAITYFTNNATMYNIDTTKIVIGGHSLGAANTFCLNYYDKEEIEQHFPTDFFTNNNYYDLKRYKNNIKMVFGFGGTILDTSYIDITENTPIFMFHGTHDAASPFYIGTQLCSYLGNAPTFYGSAAIAEKINLIDNNDRFSYYFVQANGVGHNPFPNSSSMSSPFPRIYWANDFYRFLFNSVYFSHNNKIYKKTSAINDSIGYCNNAYLSSDDTTALSYYWLNTFEGNDTTLCGIVRNRCLNIPDLHLQTKNWNDSLQLPCNDKIGAINNKTFSDNICSLEYFPVIQQITSTQNNVYSGEHNKIVVYPNPFQEKLIIENKDNQDLDKIILLNNFGQKIIETNSNTSKVEISTIQLSNGIYFLNILSGKNNHILKILK
- a CDS encoding NAD(P)/FAD-dependent oxidoreductase is translated as MKNAYKIIIIGSGFGGQCAAINLKKIGVEDFCILERRPFMGGTWVQNNYPGAAVDVQSPLYSFSFEPYNWSQMFAERDELEAYTKHIIDKYNLKEITKTDTNVTKLEWNDKTKNWKIFTNNGNYSAQFIINASGPLSTPVIPNFKGKDKFKGKSFHSNNWDNDYDYTGKRVAIIGSGASAAQIIPAIAPKVEHLAVFQRTPHWVLPRPDKNFNPTERFFLGNNNIYNIVRNLIYWQLETRVIGFKYSDFMLKRVAEDAARRYIKSSIKDKELQKKVTPDYTIGCKRIILSSTLYPAFTRSNVDLFGKENGIKEIVEDGIITQDGTKIELDLIVYATGYDATDNAISYPVYGKDGTTIADFWHDFPRAYLGTALPNFPNLFVVTGPNTGIGHTSAIFIIEAQMHYIMKSIQTVMKSNKQVIEVKEEAEEKYTNMIHEEMKKTVWHSGGCKSWYQSKSGKVIAMFPGFSFTFLKMTKDFKPNDHILI
- a CDS encoding malate dehydrogenase yields the protein MKVTVVGAGAVGATCADNIARKELCHELVLLDIKEGLAEGKAMDMMQTASLLGFDTTITGSTNDYAKTAGSDVVVITSGIPRKPGMTREELIGTNAGIVKGVAENILKHSPNAIFVIISNPMDTMTYLTLKATGVDKHRIIGMGGALDSSRFKYYLSKTIGCSQNDLNASVIGGHGDTTMIPLTRLANLNGVPVSTLLDSATLEKVAADTMVGGATLTGLIGTSAWYAPGAAGCAVVEAIVRDEKKVITSCVALEGEYGQSDICLGVPVVIGKNGWEKILDYQLTETEQAAFNKSADAVRNMNDVLKTVI